TCGATGTAGTCCGCCGCTTCGAGTTCGGACAGGTGCTGGTAGATCGTACTTCCCTGTACGTTGAGTTCCTTCGCCAGAACGTAGCCGTGCCTCGGCTCGTCTTCCAACAGAGAGAGGATGCGACGCTTCGAGTCCGTCAGCGTGAGTCCCATCAGCCGGCTCTTGGCGTAGCCCGGTGAAAAACAATGTAAATATAAGCGCCTATGGGTAGGTAACCACCTGCGTAATATCCGGATGGTGGAGAACTCAAGTAGCCAGCCCGCCCAAGACACTGGTAATCAGATGTATTTAGTCGATCTGCGGGAACAAATTCGGAGTTCGGACTCCCTCGACGCGGCTCTCCGATCTACAGACGGCGTCTGGGAGGACATCTACGAGGCGATGGAGCCGACGGAGACGCTCTGGGTCATCGCCCCCAACGACTACCGTGACGGTCGGATGTGGCCGTGTGCGTTGGCATTTGCGGATTACATTCGAGACGGAGCCGCCTTCGATCTCAAGAACACGATCAGCGTACACTCACGCGAAGCCACCACCGACGAGCCCGACCTCCGGCCGAGTTACTGCGACATCCTCTTTCTCGTGCGCGACAAGCGAAACTATCAGTTCCACAAGGACCGGATACGGGTCTCACACGTCTACGAGGGGAACGAGTGGGGTGACGACCGAGAGACCGGCCAAAGCGCCTATCACGACACGGAAGTCAGACGGTACAACCCGGAGGGCAAAGACCCCGGTAACGTCTGGCTGCGCGAAGACCGCACTCAGACGAGCGATCAGTCCGTGGACGAAACCGGCACCCTCTCTCTCTCCGAAGCCGTCCGGCGGTGCGTGCTAGCGGGGTCGGGCGACGGGGAGACGGTCAACGCGCTGTGGGCCGACGACTTCGAAGACGCGATCACCGCCGAGAACCGAACGATGAACGATATCGAAGCGGGGACGTTGTGATGCCGGAACTCGACGACTTCCCCGACCTCGACGTTCACTGGAGTTCCAGCGAGGAGATGGCCGAAGTCGAGGACGGGTCCGTACAGTCCGTCATCACTTCGCCGCCCTACTGGGATCTGAAAGACTACGGGCACGAAGAGCAGATCGGCACCTCCGACGAGTCCTACGAGCGCTACCACGACCGTCTGGACCGAGTCTGGAGCGAGTGCTACGACGTCCTCCGCGAGGACGGCACGATGTGGATCGTCGTGGACACGGTCATGGAGAGAGGCGATCTCAAGCTGTTACCGTATCACATTGCGGAGCGCGCGGAAGCTGTCGGGTTCGTCCTACAGGACGTGGCGGTCTGGCACAAACCGACCGCCATCGCGGGGATGACCGACAGAAACGTCGTCAACAAAAAGGAGTACGTGGTCTATCTCTCGAAGAACAGGGACCACGAGTTCGACGACGGGGATCGAGAGCACGGCCTCGAAGACCCCGCGGTGTCCGAAGGCGATCGACTCGGCAACCTCTGGAGACACCCCGTCAAGCGCGGATCCGTCGGTACCAACGTGCTTCATAAAGCCCCCTATCCCGCGTCCCTCGTCGACAGGATCGTGAAGGTCTCGACCGACGAGGGCGACACCGTTCTCGACCCGTTCCTCGGCAGTGGCACGACCGCGAAGTCCGCCCTTCGCCTCCAGAGAAAGTGTATCGGCTACGAACTCAACGAGGACTTTGACGACGTCATCGCCGACCGCCTCTCCGATCTCGCGCAGCAGTCGCTCACCGACTTCTGAGTCCGCGACCGCTTCGGTTCACCGTCGCGTAGACACATAGGAGATCACCTATACAACGGCGATCGCGGGCTCATACTATATGCGGTGATGGCGAGCGAATACCGACGTGTCAGACAGCGACCCTTGGACGGATGTCCTCGGATATACCGATCTGGGAACCGAACGTCGCGAAGTCATCAAAGAGGAGATAAAAGAACTCGTTCAGAACCTCCCGCAGGACCATCCGGGGATCTTCGAAGACCACGACGTCTCCGCCCGGGACTACTCCCGGAACCTCGACACCGCGATCCACTCGTTGGACGGCACGATCAAGGCCAAGAGAGGCAAAGACAACGAGGACGTCGTTCGGGAGGTCTTTCTCGAACCCGGTCGGGAAGCCGGGCTACTCGAGTTCACCGACCAGCGGGGGAGCGAACGGATCGATTTCAAGGGCACGCTCGCCACGGGCGACACGTTCGCGATGGACGTGAAGGGTGGCGAGGGGCAGTCGATCGGACACCTACTTGTTCCGTCCAACACCGACGTCCTCTCTCTGTGGAGCGAGCGCAACTCTCGGAACACGAAATCCCCCGCGTCTCGACTGAACGAAGTCATCAACCGAGCGGTTCGCTGGAGCCTGAATCAGAGCGAAGACCTCTCCGTGATGGTCGTGCGCGACGAGCCCGCGGGGGCGCGGACGGACGAAGGCGAAGTCATCCCCGACGTTGTCGTGTTCCCCGAGGAGTTCCCGACGCCCGAGAACCCGAACCCCTCGATGCCCGACATCGATGACCTCGAATACGCCAGGATCGTCTTCGAGATACTCACCGGAAACGGAGACCTCAGCGCCGAGGGGACGCGGAAACACATCTGGTGGCACGAACTCGAGTATCGGCACGACGAGGAGAAGATCGACAAACGGATCTACAACGACTACGACGACAGCATCACTCTCACTACTCAGTCCATAGAGTTCGAACGCATCTCCGACGTTTCGTGACGAGCGCCGACTGCGTCGGAGTGACGAGCGACGCCGCGTAGCGAGCCGACCGCTCCGGACGGATCTGCGCCGGTCCCGGTGAGGGTCCGGACGAGACACGTGGATAACTTATTTACCCGACGCCCGCGACGCCAGTAACAAGTCCGATTGTAGTAGGACAATAAAATTTGTACACATGCCACGGGAAACACTTCTCCTCGTCGGGCGCAGCGAGGTGCGATCGGTCGCGGAGCGGCACGCCGATCGGTTACGGGACGCCGGTATCGCCGACGCGGTCACTACCGCGACGTACGAGGTAGAGCCGGAATCGGAGCTCAGAGGGGCGTTATCGGACGTCCGCGGA
This genomic stretch from Halorubrum hochsteinianum harbors:
- a CDS encoding DNA-methyltransferase, yielding MPELDDFPDLDVHWSSSEEMAEVEDGSVQSVITSPPYWDLKDYGHEEQIGTSDESYERYHDRLDRVWSECYDVLREDGTMWIVVDTVMERGDLKLLPYHIAERAEAVGFVLQDVAVWHKPTAIAGMTDRNVVNKKEYVVYLSKNRDHEFDDGDREHGLEDPAVSEGDRLGNLWRHPVKRGSVGTNVLHKAPYPASLVDRIVKVSTDEGDTVLDPFLGSGTTAKSALRLQRKCIGYELNEDFDDVIADRLSDLAQQSLTDF
- a CDS encoding DNA methyltransferase, which codes for MYLVDLREQIRSSDSLDAALRSTDGVWEDIYEAMEPTETLWVIAPNDYRDGRMWPCALAFADYIRDGAAFDLKNTISVHSREATTDEPDLRPSYCDILFLVRDKRNYQFHKDRIRVSHVYEGNEWGDDRETGQSAYHDTEVRRYNPEGKDPGNVWLREDRTQTSDQSVDETGTLSLSEAVRRCVLAGSGDGETVNALWADDFEDAITAENRTMNDIEAGTL
- a CDS encoding winged helix-turn-helix domain-containing protein gives rise to the protein MGLTLTDSKRRILSLLEDEPRHGYVLAKELNVQGSTIYQHLSELEAADYIEGEEDGRRTVYTLTEKAELILRAERS